One Cryobacterium roopkundense genomic region harbors:
- a CDS encoding flagellar hook protein FlgE, translating into MLRSLYSGISGLRAHQAMLDVTGNNIANVNTTAFKASAAQFQDTLSQMTQAAGGPQATVGGTNPAQVGLGVQVAGISTNFAQGSAQSTGRATDVMISGDGFFVTQLGGETLYTRAGAFDFDAQGRLVSPDGAIVQGWNATNGVINAGGATGNITLPVAAVIPAKVTTTASVNGNLPSDAVEGTELIRDIEVFDASGTASTISLKFVKDAAAGTWNVSDVNNTATASVALTFVNGELTNAAGTATISAGAAGTPVDLSALEGFSGLTTVAFSGQDGSAAGTLESFALGSDGTLVGLFSNGGQQAIGRIALATFTNPGGLEKAGASGYRATFNSGAALLGTAGAAGMGSLQSGALEMSNVDLSQEFTNLIVAQRGFQANARIITTSDEVLQELTNLKR; encoded by the coding sequence ATGCTTCGCTCTCTCTACTCCGGTATCTCCGGACTCCGCGCCCACCAGGCCATGCTCGACGTGACCGGCAACAACATCGCCAACGTCAACACCACCGCGTTCAAGGCATCCGCCGCGCAATTCCAGGACACCCTCTCGCAGATGACGCAGGCCGCGGGCGGACCGCAGGCCACTGTCGGCGGCACGAACCCGGCCCAGGTCGGCCTCGGCGTGCAGGTTGCCGGCATTTCCACCAATTTCGCGCAGGGCTCCGCCCAGTCCACCGGACGCGCGACCGACGTGATGATCTCTGGCGACGGCTTCTTCGTCACCCAGCTCGGTGGCGAGACGCTGTACACCCGTGCCGGCGCCTTCGACTTCGACGCCCAAGGACGCCTCGTGTCGCCGGACGGTGCCATCGTGCAGGGCTGGAACGCCACCAACGGCGTGATCAACGCCGGCGGCGCCACCGGAAACATCACCCTCCCCGTTGCGGCCGTCATCCCCGCGAAGGTGACCACGACGGCATCCGTCAACGGAAACCTGCCCTCGGACGCCGTCGAGGGAACTGAACTCATCCGTGATATCGAGGTCTTCGATGCGTCCGGCACGGCGAGCACAATTTCCCTCAAGTTTGTCAAGGACGCTGCGGCCGGCACCTGGAACGTGAGCGACGTGAACAACACGGCCACGGCGTCCGTCGCCCTCACCTTCGTTAATGGCGAGCTGACGAACGCTGCCGGGACGGCGACCATCTCGGCCGGCGCTGCCGGAACCCCGGTTGACCTGTCGGCACTTGAGGGTTTCTCCGGCCTCACAACTGTCGCCTTCTCGGGCCAGGACGGTTCTGCGGCCGGAACTCTCGAATCCTTCGCTCTCGGTTCCGACGGAACTCTCGTAGGCCTGTTCAGCAACGGCGGCCAGCAGGCCATCGGGCGCATCGCCCTCGCCACTTTCACGAACCCCGGCGGCCTGGAGAAGGCCGGAGCTTCGGGCTACCGCGCCACCTTCAACTCCGGTGCGGCGCTGCTCGGCACAGCCGGCGCCGCAGGAATGGGTTCACTGCAGAGCGGTGCGCTCGAGATGTCGAACGTCGACCTGTCGCAGGAGTTCACGAATCTGATCGTGGCCCAGCGAGGTTTCCAGGCCAACGCCCGCATTATCACCACGTCCGACGAGGTGCTCCAGGAGCTCACTAACCTCAAGCGCTAG
- a CDS encoding flagellar basal body rod protein FlgC encodes MTFDAIGIAGSGLTLHRKWLDALADNMANVNTATSTDGSAFQARYIAAQEGEGVSGVYATGVELGSAEGRMVFEPNNPLADTEGYVRYPEIDLAEQMGQLIMAQRGYQANAAVVDRAKTTYEAALQIGRS; translated from the coding sequence ATGACCTTCGACGCGATCGGCATCGCCGGCAGCGGTCTCACGCTGCACCGCAAGTGGCTCGACGCCCTCGCCGACAACATGGCCAACGTCAACACCGCTACGAGCACCGACGGCAGTGCATTCCAGGCGCGGTATATTGCGGCGCAGGAGGGCGAAGGTGTCTCCGGCGTCTACGCCACTGGCGTGGAGCTCGGTTCTGCCGAGGGCCGCATGGTCTTCGAGCCGAACAACCCGCTCGCCGACACCGAGGGCTACGTTCGCTACCCCGAGATCGATCTCGCCGAGCAGATGGGCCAGCTCATCATGGCCCAGCGCGGCTACCAGGCCAACGCCGCAGTGGTGGACCGCGCCAAAACAACCTATGAAGCCGCACTCCAGATCGGACGTTCCTAA
- a CDS encoding FliH/SctL family protein, which produces MSTDAGFSSVAYPRLRVVADTRVDERDRAAGHAAGYAAGLRAASITAAALAVEQAAEHAAVLRHTEAKSDRAVRLLAAAAEALDNSTVPVLREAEGTLVRTALDLAEAVLGAELSQGEISARRALERALGQGEHLETHTVHMHPDDLAVLGLSTQNIPGVLFVSDASLSRGDAVTRFADGFLDARIGTAFTRVKNAMLGGLA; this is translated from the coding sequence ATGTCAACTGACGCCGGCTTCTCGAGCGTGGCCTATCCTCGCCTGCGCGTCGTGGCCGACACCCGTGTCGACGAACGAGACCGCGCTGCCGGCCACGCCGCCGGATACGCCGCGGGCCTCCGCGCCGCCAGTATCACCGCCGCGGCCCTGGCGGTTGAGCAGGCCGCAGAACACGCCGCAGTTTTGCGCCACACCGAGGCAAAATCCGACCGAGCGGTGCGCCTGCTCGCCGCCGCCGCCGAAGCGCTCGACAACAGCACGGTTCCCGTGCTGCGTGAGGCCGAGGGAACCCTCGTGCGGACTGCCCTCGACCTCGCGGAGGCCGTGCTCGGCGCGGAGCTGAGCCAGGGCGAGATTTCGGCCAGGCGCGCGCTCGAACGCGCCCTCGGCCAGGGCGAGCATCTGGAAACACACACCGTGCACATGCACCCCGACGACCTGGCCGTGCTGGGGCTGTCCACCCAGAACATTCCCGGCGTGCTCTTCGTCTCCGATGCCTCGCTGTCCCGCGGCGACGCGGTCACCCGTTTCGCCGACGGCTTTCTCGACGCCCGCATCGGCACCGCCTTCACCCGGGTGAAGAACGCCATGTTGGGCGGCCTTGCATGA
- the fliS gene encoding flagellar export chaperone FliS: MTLLMMPNAEARRARYNREAVLSATPVRLLTMLYDRLLLDLNRAEAAQIEENWGVASENLIHAQAIISELTTSLNVDAWNGGEGLFALYTYVSTALMRANTHRDVARTQESIALLEPLRLTWHEAAASLPAQPAEMNTTGGALGFG, from the coding sequence ATGACCCTCCTCATGATGCCTAACGCCGAAGCCCGCCGCGCCCGCTACAACCGCGAGGCCGTGCTCAGCGCCACCCCGGTGCGCCTGCTCACCATGCTCTACGACCGCCTGCTGCTCGATCTCAACCGCGCCGAGGCCGCGCAGATCGAGGAGAACTGGGGCGTCGCGAGCGAGAACCTGATCCACGCCCAGGCGATCATCTCCGAACTCACCACCTCGCTTAATGTGGACGCCTGGAACGGGGGAGAGGGCCTCTTCGCCCTCTACACCTACGTCTCCACCGCCCTGATGCGCGCCAACACCCACCGCGATGTGGCCCGCACGCAAGAGAGTATCGCCCTGCTCGAGCCCCTGCGCCTCACCTGGCACGAGGCCGCAGCCTCGCTGCCGGCCCAGCCCGCCGAGATGAACACGACGGGCGGCGCACTCGGCTTTGGCTAA
- a CDS encoding flagellar hook assembly protein FlgD: protein MSLLVTQLRNQDPSSPMDTNQMIAQTTQLAMMEKLNALATTNDENFSLQMRMAAAALVGQEVSYTDADGTELTGRATAVSYAGPVPQVTVNGQPVALDAISGVTGAAAPTA, encoded by the coding sequence ATGTCACTGCTGGTCACCCAGCTACGCAACCAGGACCCGAGTTCGCCCATGGACACGAACCAGATGATCGCGCAGACCACCCAGCTGGCCATGATGGAGAAGCTCAACGCCCTCGCCACGACGAATGACGAGAACTTCTCGTTGCAGATGCGCATGGCCGCCGCGGCGCTCGTGGGTCAGGAGGTCAGCTACACGGATGCTGACGGAACTGAACTGACCGGACGGGCCACGGCCGTGTCCTACGCCGGTCCGGTGCCCCAGGTCACGGTCAACGGCCAGCCCGTCGCCCTTGACGCCATCTCCGGGGTGACCGGCGCCGCTGCCCCCACCGCCTGA
- a CDS encoding ATP-binding cassette domain-containing protein: MSQTLSTAPPILEVRNIGKSYGSILALQGVSAQVGVGEVLCVLGDNGAGKSTFIKILAGAHAHSEGELLSYGEARTFTSPRDALNLGIATVYQDLAVVPLMPVWRNFFLGSELTTGFGPFRYLDVKRMREVTKTELAKMGIDLRDVDQPIGTLSGGERQSVAIARAVYFGAKVVILDEPTAALGVKQSGVVLKYIAQARDRGLGVVFITHNPHHAYPVGDRFLLLKRGTSIGAFLKSEISIEEMTRLMAGGAELDALAHELERR; this comes from the coding sequence ATGAGTCAGACACTGTCTACCGCACCTCCTATTCTCGAGGTGCGAAACATCGGCAAGAGCTACGGCTCGATACTGGCTCTGCAGGGCGTCTCGGCCCAGGTTGGAGTCGGCGAGGTACTGTGCGTGCTCGGCGACAACGGCGCCGGCAAGTCCACGTTCATCAAGATTCTGGCCGGCGCCCACGCGCACAGCGAGGGAGAACTGCTGTCTTACGGCGAGGCCCGCACCTTCACGAGCCCCCGCGATGCCCTCAACCTCGGCATCGCCACGGTCTATCAGGACCTCGCCGTCGTGCCCCTGATGCCGGTGTGGCGCAACTTCTTTCTCGGTTCCGAGCTCACCACGGGTTTCGGCCCGTTCCGGTATCTCGACGTGAAGCGGATGCGTGAGGTCACCAAAACTGAACTCGCGAAGATGGGTATCGATCTGCGGGACGTCGACCAGCCCATCGGCACGCTCTCCGGGGGTGAACGCCAGTCTGTGGCGATCGCCCGTGCTGTGTATTTCGGCGCCAAAGTCGTGATCCTCGATGAGCCGACTGCGGCGCTCGGGGTGAAGCAGTCCGGCGTGGTGCTGAAGTACATCGCCCAGGCCCGCGACCGCGGGCTCGGCGTGGTCTTCATCACGCACAATCCGCACCACGCGTATCCGGTGGGCGACCGGTTCCTGCTGCTCAAGCGCGGTACGAGCATCGGTGCGTTCCTGAAGAGCGAGATCAGCATCGAAGAGATGACTCGCCTCATGGCCGGCGGCGCCGAACTCGACGCCCTCGCCCACGAGCTCGAGCGCCGCTGA
- a CDS encoding C40 family peptidase: protein MTMSDALSRIDQIQSTLQRIAGTQSPAKTAASAASADAFAATLASSLGTTGTSASGVAALAGTSTATGTDVATAAQKYLGVPYVFGGEDASGMDCSGLVQKVYADVGIEVPRLVSGQMKLGTEVGSLAEAQPGDLIVTGGGAHILIYAGNNKVIHAPYAGRTVCLVEAYMTDADIDTIRRVIPTQTAATAGNTTADMFSAALASFESGGAR from the coding sequence ATGACCATGTCCGACGCCTTGAGCCGCATCGACCAGATCCAGTCGACGCTGCAGCGAATCGCCGGCACCCAGTCGCCCGCGAAGACCGCGGCATCTGCTGCATCGGCCGATGCCTTCGCCGCGACCCTGGCCTCGAGCCTCGGCACCACTGGCACCTCGGCCTCCGGGGTGGCGGCACTCGCCGGAACGAGCACCGCCACCGGTACCGACGTGGCGACCGCCGCGCAGAAATACCTCGGCGTTCCCTACGTATTCGGCGGAGAAGATGCGAGCGGCATGGACTGCTCCGGACTCGTGCAGAAGGTATACGCCGATGTGGGCATAGAGGTTCCCCGGTTGGTTTCCGGCCAGATGAAGCTCGGCACCGAGGTCGGCTCGCTCGCAGAGGCCCAGCCTGGTGACCTCATCGTGACCGGCGGCGGCGCCCACATTCTCATCTACGCGGGCAACAACAAGGTCATCCACGCGCCGTACGCCGGTCGCACGGTATGTCTCGTCGAGGCCTACATGACGGATGCCGACATCGACACGATCCGACGGGTCATCCCTACGCAGACCGCCGCGACGGCCGGAAACACGACCGCCGACATGTTCAGCGCCGCCCTTGCCTCGTTTGAATCCGGCGGCGCCCGATGA
- a CDS encoding flagellar basal body rod protein FlgB, producing the protein MLESVTSSALTSALDGLALRQRTIANNIANVNTPNYHAQRVSFENALAQSVSEGSGAVAASSERSMDPTNVNGNNVNLDTETLSNIDTVLRYQFAARAVEGPFTSMRTAMRTT; encoded by the coding sequence GTGCTTGAATCCGTGACCTCCTCAGCGCTCACCAGCGCCCTGGACGGCCTGGCCCTGCGCCAGCGCACCATCGCGAACAACATCGCGAACGTGAACACGCCCAATTACCACGCCCAGCGCGTCTCCTTCGAGAACGCCCTGGCGCAGTCGGTTTCCGAGGGTTCCGGCGCCGTGGCGGCGAGCAGCGAACGGTCAATGGACCCCACGAACGTCAACGGCAACAACGTGAACCTCGACACCGAGACGCTGTCCAACATCGACACGGTGCTGCGCTACCAGTTCGCGGCCCGCGCCGTGGAAGGCCCCTTCACCTCGATGCGCACCGCGATGCGGACCACCTGA
- a CDS encoding FliI/YscN family ATPase, whose amino-acid sequence MSGLALLDAAVASARSAARPERVGTVSSIVGLGVEVRGLDAAIGDLVSLGDYPGIDSEVVATGASGIRCMPLGRLTGLRAGAPARAASTPLLVPTGTGLFGRVIDGLGRPIDGKGPLASDGAVSLHHPSPSAMARTRITEQLQLGVRALDTLTAVGKGQRMGLFAGSGVGKSSLLSMIARGTDAEVSVIALVGERGREVREFLEDDLGPEGLARSIVVVSTSDEPAMMRLRAAFTATRIAESFRDRGSDVVLMMDSLTRVAMAQREIGLSVGEPPATRGYPPSTFSVLAQLLERAGTGETGSITGMYTVLVDGDDHNEPIADAARSILDGHVVLDRKLAITGHFPSIDILGSISRVASRVNTPARNQVAATLRRVLAARQGAQDLLDVGAYRAGTNPLVDAAVNNESAIKNFLQQRMDDQTPTIVAWDRLAALTRQLGVA is encoded by the coding sequence ATGAGCGGGCTGGCCCTGCTCGACGCCGCCGTCGCGTCGGCCCGATCCGCTGCGCGGCCGGAACGGGTGGGCACCGTCAGTTCCATCGTGGGCCTCGGCGTCGAGGTGCGTGGACTCGATGCCGCCATAGGCGACCTCGTGAGTCTGGGGGACTACCCCGGGATCGACTCTGAGGTCGTGGCCACCGGTGCCAGCGGCATCCGCTGTATGCCACTCGGCCGCCTCACCGGCTTGCGGGCCGGCGCACCCGCGCGCGCGGCGAGCACGCCGCTACTGGTGCCCACTGGAACCGGGCTCTTCGGCCGCGTGATCGACGGCCTCGGCCGCCCGATCGACGGCAAGGGCCCGCTTGCGAGCGACGGCGCGGTGTCGCTGCACCACCCGAGCCCCTCGGCCATGGCGCGCACCCGCATCACCGAGCAGCTGCAGCTTGGTGTGCGCGCCCTCGACACTCTTACCGCGGTGGGCAAGGGCCAGCGCATGGGGCTGTTCGCCGGTTCCGGCGTGGGCAAGTCATCGCTGCTGTCGATGATCGCCAGGGGAACGGATGCCGAGGTGTCCGTGATCGCCCTGGTGGGGGAGCGCGGCCGCGAGGTCCGCGAATTCCTCGAAGACGACCTCGGCCCCGAGGGGCTCGCGCGTTCGATAGTGGTGGTCTCCACGAGCGACGAACCGGCCATGATGCGCCTCCGCGCCGCGTTCACTGCCACGCGCATCGCGGAATCCTTCCGCGACCGCGGCTCCGACGTGGTGCTCATGATGGACTCGCTCACCCGCGTGGCCATGGCGCAGCGCGAAATCGGTCTTTCGGTGGGGGAACCCCCCGCCACCCGCGGCTACCCGCCGTCGACCTTCTCGGTGCTCGCGCAACTGCTCGAACGGGCCGGAACCGGCGAGACCGGCTCAATCACCGGCATGTACACAGTGCTCGTCGACGGCGATGACCATAACGAACCCATAGCGGATGCCGCGCGCTCGATCCTTGACGGACACGTCGTACTCGACCGCAAGCTCGCCATCACGGGCCATTTTCCCTCGATCGACATTCTCGGCTCCATCTCGCGGGTGGCATCACGGGTGAACACACCCGCACGCAATCAGGTCGCCGCGACCCTGCGCCGGGTGCTCGCCGCGCGCCAGGGCGCCCAGGACCTGCTCGACGTGGGCGCCTACCGCGCCGGCACCAATCCGCTCGTCGACGCCGCGGTCAACAACGAGAGCGCGATCAAGAACTTCCTGCAGCAGCGCATGGACGACCAGACGCCCACCATCGTGGCCTGGGATCGCCTGGCCGCCCTCACCCGGCAGCTCGGGGTGGCGTGA
- the fliF gene encoding flagellar basal-body MS-ring/collar protein FliF yields the protein MPAQVTSAFRRFSDAIRAFTIAQRTVAIIGVAVLVLGIAALSMWVTKPAYTPLFSGLSGVDANSIVEQLRADGVAYELSDGGATIMVPEANVYDERLKAAAAGLPTSSTGGYSLLDTMGVTSSEFQQSVTYKRALEGELASTIGALDGVQTASVKLAIPEDSVFVSTKNDPTASVFVQTKNGVSLSNSQVQAIVHLTSASIDGMPPENVSVVDAAGTVLSAVGVGATGSADQQASDYESRVRDSVQNMLDRVVGPGNATVVVAADMSYESAQRTEESFTSPEQGIALNESTKIETYAGTGGGAAGVLGADNIAVAANESGDGTFNSEDSTRNNAVNKVTESRTIPAGSINRQTISVAVDADAAAGMNVADVTSLVASAAGIDTTRGDAVTVEVVSFNQAGAADAAAALAAAEKAAADARLASLLRIAIITAGIVIMVVVSLILYARRSRRQSREPVDVGDLSEMQNVLDSMNAPTLLTPVIPQKLPVLPPINYTMTEADTRRAEIDQLAQSDPKRTAEFLRNLMDDRQNA from the coding sequence ATGCCCGCCCAGGTCACCTCGGCGTTCCGCCGCTTCAGCGATGCCATCCGCGCCTTCACCATCGCCCAGCGCACCGTCGCCATCATCGGCGTCGCCGTGCTCGTTCTCGGCATCGCAGCCCTCAGCATGTGGGTCACCAAGCCCGCCTACACGCCGCTGTTCTCCGGCCTGAGCGGCGTCGACGCCAACTCCATCGTGGAGCAGCTCCGAGCGGATGGCGTGGCCTACGAACTCAGCGACGGCGGCGCGACGATCATGGTGCCAGAGGCAAACGTCTATGACGAGCGTCTCAAGGCCGCCGCGGCCGGTCTTCCCACCTCCAGTACGGGCGGATACTCCCTGCTGGACACCATGGGCGTCACCTCCTCCGAGTTCCAGCAGTCGGTCACCTACAAGCGTGCCCTCGAAGGCGAACTCGCGTCCACGATCGGCGCCCTCGACGGTGTACAGACCGCGTCGGTGAAGCTCGCAATCCCCGAAGACAGCGTCTTCGTGTCTACGAAGAACGACCCGACGGCATCCGTTTTCGTGCAGACGAAGAACGGCGTGTCCCTCAGCAACAGCCAGGTGCAGGCCATCGTTCACCTGACGAGCGCGTCGATCGACGGTATGCCTCCCGAAAACGTGTCGGTTGTCGACGCGGCCGGCACTGTGCTCTCCGCCGTGGGCGTGGGCGCCACCGGTTCGGCAGACCAGCAGGCCTCCGACTACGAGAGCCGCGTGCGCGACTCCGTGCAGAACATGCTCGATCGCGTGGTGGGCCCCGGCAATGCCACGGTGGTGGTGGCCGCCGACATGAGTTACGAGTCGGCCCAACGCACCGAGGAATCCTTCACCTCGCCCGAGCAGGGCATCGCCCTCAACGAGTCGACCAAGATCGAGACGTACGCCGGCACCGGTGGCGGCGCCGCGGGAGTGCTCGGCGCCGACAACATCGCCGTCGCCGCCAACGAGAGTGGAGACGGAACGTTCAACTCCGAGGACTCCACCCGCAACAATGCTGTGAACAAGGTCACCGAGTCGCGTACCATCCCGGCAGGCTCCATCAACCGCCAGACCATCTCGGTGGCTGTCGACGCAGATGCCGCCGCCGGCATGAACGTGGCCGACGTCACGAGCCTCGTGGCCTCCGCCGCCGGAATCGACACCACACGCGGTGACGCCGTCACCGTGGAGGTCGTTTCCTTCAATCAGGCGGGGGCAGCGGATGCCGCGGCGGCCCTCGCCGCGGCAGAGAAGGCCGCCGCAGACGCCCGCCTCGCCAGCTTGCTGCGCATCGCCATCATCACCGCGGGCATCGTGATCATGGTTGTGGTCAGCCTCATTCTGTACGCACGTCGCTCGCGCCGCCAGAGCCGGGAGCCGGTGGACGTGGGTGACCTCAGCGAAATGCAGAATGTTCTCGACTCGATGAACGCTCCTACGCTGCTCACCCCGGTGATTCCCCAAAAGCTGCCCGTGCTGCCCCCGATCAACTACACGATGACAGAGGCCGACACCCGCCGCGCCGAGATTGACCAGCTCGCACAGAGCGACCCTAAGCGCACGGCCGAGTTTCTGCGCAATCTGATGGATGACCGGCAGAACGCATGA
- the fliG gene encoding flagellar motor switch protein FliG, producing MSEIITALTGTQKVAVVLMNMDHELASVVMKQFSDAEAEVIASEIIQLRKVDAEIAENALTEFHEITRNSSRPGRGGHEFAQGLLEASFGAERAAGVLTRVATSMAGKAFEFLDSAESSDVLNLLEGEMPQTIALVLAHLRREHASAILSGMAPSLRTDVAQCIATMGSAAPEAIRIVTDTLKMGARTVVARETVEVVGGVQPLVEIMNRADAATERALLEALEERDPILAEEVRSRMLTFADIVKLESRDVQQVLRGIDTSVLAIAMKGTSGAVLAVIRANLSERNRDLLDDETKSLGPVRVSQVEDARAEVVRAIRDMEAQGTITVQRGVEEEYVN from the coding sequence ATGAGTGAGATCATCACAGCGCTGACCGGCACCCAGAAGGTGGCCGTGGTGCTCATGAACATGGATCACGAACTCGCGTCCGTCGTCATGAAGCAGTTCTCCGACGCCGAGGCCGAGGTGATCGCGTCGGAGATCATCCAGCTGCGTAAGGTCGATGCCGAGATTGCTGAGAACGCCCTCACCGAGTTCCACGAGATCACGCGTAACAGCTCGCGTCCCGGCCGCGGCGGCCACGAATTCGCCCAGGGCCTGCTCGAGGCCTCCTTTGGCGCAGAGCGCGCCGCCGGCGTTCTGACCCGTGTCGCCACGTCGATGGCCGGCAAGGCCTTCGAATTTCTCGACAGCGCCGAATCCAGCGACGTGCTCAACCTGCTTGAGGGCGAAATGCCCCAGACCATCGCGCTCGTGCTCGCCCACCTGCGTCGCGAGCACGCCTCTGCGATTCTCTCCGGTATGGCGCCCTCCCTGCGAACCGACGTGGCGCAGTGCATCGCCACCATGGGGAGCGCGGCCCCCGAAGCGATTCGCATTGTGACGGACACTCTCAAGATGGGCGCGCGCACAGTTGTGGCACGCGAAACCGTCGAGGTCGTCGGGGGAGTGCAGCCGCTCGTCGAGATCATGAACCGCGCCGACGCCGCCACCGAGCGTGCGCTGCTCGAAGCCCTCGAAGAGCGAGACCCGATCCTCGCCGAAGAGGTGCGTTCGCGCATGCTCACCTTCGCCGACATCGTCAAGCTCGAGAGCCGCGACGTGCAGCAGGTTCTGCGCGGCATCGACACGAGCGTGCTCGCGATCGCCATGAAGGGCACCTCGGGCGCCGTGCTCGCGGTCATTCGCGCCAACCTCTCCGAGCGCAATCGCGACCTTCTCGACGACGAAACTAAGAGCCTCGGCCCGGTGCGCGTCAGCCAGGTCGAAGATGCCCGTGCCGAAGTCGTGCGTGCCATCCGTGACATGGAAGCCCAAGGCACGATCACCGTGCAGCGCGGCGTGGAGGAAGAGTATGTCAACTGA
- the fliE gene encoding flagellar hook-basal body complex protein FliE — protein sequence MPLSSIQMIQGMSGVQGTTGTTATQGTDGSGFGAALTGAVDNLQQISSASNELAIKAVTGDLTDIHSATIASTRAQVTLELVAAVRNKGVDAFNEIMRMQA from the coding sequence ATGCCCCTGAGCTCGATCCAGATGATTCAGGGCATGTCGGGCGTGCAGGGAACGACAGGCACCACGGCCACGCAGGGCACCGACGGCTCCGGCTTCGGCGCCGCCCTCACCGGCGCTGTCGACAACCTGCAGCAGATCTCGTCGGCCTCGAACGAGCTCGCGATCAAGGCTGTCACCGGCGACCTCACCGACATCCACTCGGCCACCATTGCGAGCACCCGCGCGCAGGTCACCCTGGAACTCGTCGCCGCCGTGCGTAACAAGGGCGTTGACGCGTTCAACGAGATCATGCGGATGCAGGCCTGA
- a CDS encoding flagellar hook-length control protein FliK — translation MTLTLNTTPAGSAATSGGQSATAPRPAASDGAAGFAAALQQTGREAREQSPTGRDAADSARVVAPAEVVASCVPVSSGTAASISDSTVAADATPSDGATSDATPSDAKAMLVDAPVTALPTTFAWLALGRSPMADVSGQPAAAEQVAGVPAAQEMTPKTEAGALDAAIGTAEQPAQVPLPVTLAVPAAVPSAGARAAFASLSPSSVAVSFAGGANARSAEPSTPATAARPLCPTPEPYGTPTRAEFLVRPTGSTKAEAVTIVQADVPAPTTVSVPGAATPTAPVAPAAPTASAVPAAPVPLTAQVAKPLFTLSGVKPGEHVLTINVTPENLGPLTVRAHVTGDNIRVELFAPTDLAREALRAILPDLRRDLAGGGLNAQLDLSSQNQASDARADAQASRQQRPPPGARDGPGDEPPPRSPRSFLSSSSSTIDVMA, via the coding sequence ATGACCCTCACGCTGAACACCACGCCCGCGGGCTCTGCCGCCACGTCCGGCGGCCAGTCCGCCACAGCGCCCCGCCCCGCCGCGTCGGACGGCGCCGCCGGCTTTGCTGCTGCGCTGCAGCAGACGGGTCGAGAGGCGCGCGAGCAGAGCCCCACCGGCCGGGATGCGGCCGATAGCGCGCGCGTGGTGGCGCCCGCCGAGGTGGTGGCATCGTGCGTGCCTGTGTCGTCAGGCACGGCCGCCTCGATATCAGATTCGACAGTGGCAGCCGATGCCACCCCGTCCGATGGCGCAACGTCAGATGCCACCCCGTCAGATGCGAAGGCCATGCTCGTCGATGCCCCCGTGACAGCGCTGCCCACCACGTTTGCCTGGCTGGCCCTTGGCCGGAGCCCGATGGCCGACGTGTCCGGACAGCCGGCAGCTGCCGAGCAGGTTGCCGGGGTGCCCGCCGCGCAGGAAATGACACCGAAAACCGAGGCCGGGGCCCTCGACGCAGCGATCGGCACCGCCGAACAACCCGCACAGGTTCCGTTGCCCGTCACGCTGGCTGTCCCCGCTGCTGTCCCGAGCGCCGGTGCCCGCGCTGCGTTCGCGTCTCTCTCCCCGTCGTCCGTCGCCGTCTCGTTCGCGGGCGGTGCGAATGCCCGCTCCGCCGAGCCATCCACGCCGGCGACAGCTGCCCGGCCGCTTTGCCCTACCCCGGAGCCGTACGGAACGCCGACCCGGGCCGAGTTCCTCGTGCGGCCCACCGGGTCGACGAAGGCCGAGGCCGTCACGATCGTGCAGGCTGACGTGCCCGCGCCCACGACAGTTAGTGTTCCAGGTGCCGCGACGCCGACCGCGCCGGTTGCGCCCGCCGCGCCGACGGCATCCGCTGTCCCGGCCGCCCCGGTGCCGCTCACCGCTCAGGTCGCCAAACCGCTCTTCACGCTGAGCGGCGTCAAGCCGGGCGAGCACGTGCTCACCATCAACGTGACGCCCGAGAACCTCGGGCCGCTCACTGTGCGGGCGCACGTGACCGGAGACAACATTCGCGTGGAGCTTTTTGCCCCGACCGACCTCGCCCGCGAGGCGCTGCGCGCGATCCTGCCCGACTTGCGCCGAGACCTCGCCGGTGGCGGGCTCAACGCCCAGCTCGACCTCTCGTCGCAGAACCAGGCGAGCGATGCCCGAGCGGATGCGCAGGCCAGCCGCCAGCAACGGCCCCCGCCGGGCGCGCGCGACGGCCCGGGCGACGAACCCCCGCCCCGTTCCCCCCGCAGTTTTCTCTCCAGTTCTTCATCCACCATCGACGTGATGGCTTAG